Proteins encoded by one window of Gordonia jinghuaiqii:
- a CDS encoding TadA family conjugal transfer-associated ATPase: protein MSRQRGTGRADDELLDRVRSRLAADAADPSPAVIAEAIRAEAGGVLGDTDLLAALRFLQTELTGAGKLEQLLAEPDIADILVAGPEEVWVDRGHGLEPTTIRFPDEASVRRLAGRLALSAGRRLDDAQPWVDGQLSNVGRRGHTVRLHAIIPPLAADGTCISLRVLRSASKDLPSLIAGGAIPQEVVPVIADILRHRLAFLVIGGTGSGKTTLLNALIGAMDPRERVLCVEDALELDPRHPQVVRLVARTSNVEGVGEVPVRTLVRQALRMRPDRIIVGEVRGGEVIDLLTALNTGHDGSAGTVHANSSSEVPARMEALAALGGMGRDALHSQLGAALQVVLGVARHADGARGLVEIGVVRRGRDGRVAIESIWLRGRGFTEDMRHFDALVADTMVRVPPLAEAPRPDPLPGVARDGRGTVREQHDPVPRC from the coding sequence ATGAGTCGGCAGCGCGGAACCGGCCGTGCCGACGACGAACTGCTCGATCGGGTGCGTTCCCGGCTGGCCGCCGACGCCGCCGACCCGAGCCCGGCGGTCATCGCCGAGGCGATCCGCGCGGAGGCGGGTGGTGTCCTCGGCGACACCGATCTGCTTGCGGCTCTTCGGTTTCTGCAGACCGAGCTGACGGGGGCGGGCAAACTCGAGCAACTTCTCGCCGAACCCGACATCGCCGACATCCTGGTCGCCGGACCCGAGGAGGTGTGGGTCGACCGTGGCCACGGCCTGGAACCGACGACGATCCGGTTCCCGGACGAGGCATCGGTGCGTCGCCTCGCCGGACGCCTGGCGTTGAGCGCGGGCCGACGCCTCGACGACGCCCAGCCGTGGGTCGACGGGCAGCTGTCGAACGTGGGCCGTCGCGGCCACACGGTCCGGCTGCACGCGATCATCCCGCCGCTCGCCGCCGACGGGACCTGCATCTCGTTGCGCGTGCTGCGATCGGCGTCGAAGGACCTGCCCAGCCTGATAGCGGGCGGCGCGATCCCGCAGGAGGTGGTGCCGGTGATCGCCGACATCCTGCGTCACCGCCTGGCCTTCCTGGTCATCGGAGGCACGGGGTCGGGGAAGACGACGCTCCTCAACGCGCTGATCGGTGCGATGGACCCGCGTGAGCGGGTCCTGTGCGTCGAGGACGCACTCGAGCTCGACCCTCGTCACCCGCAGGTGGTCCGCCTGGTCGCGCGGACATCGAATGTCGAAGGGGTGGGGGAGGTTCCGGTGCGGACGCTGGTCCGGCAGGCGCTACGTATGCGACCGGACCGGATCATCGTCGGGGAGGTTCGGGGCGGGGAGGTCATCGATCTGCTGACCGCACTGAACACCGGGCACGACGGCAGCGCCGGCACCGTTCACGCGAACTCGTCGTCGGAGGTTCCCGCACGGATGGAAGCTCTTGCCGCGCTCGGAGGTATGGGCAGGGATGCACTTCACAGTCAGCTCGGCGCCGCGCTCCAGGTGGTGCTCGGAGTCGCCCGCCATGCCGACGGCGCACGTGGCCTCGTGGAGATCGGCGTCGTCCGGCGAGGCCGGGACGGTCGGGTCGCGATCGAATCGATCTGGCTGCGCGGCAGAGGTTTCACCGAAGACATGCGCCACTTCGACGCCCTGGTGGCCGACACGATGGTGCGCGTCCCGCCGCTGGCCGAGGCTCCGCGGCCGGACCCGCTGCCGGGCGTCGCGCGAGATGGACGCGGAACCGTTCGCGAACAACATGATCCGGTACCGCGATGCTGA
- a CDS encoding type II secretion system F family protein produces the protein MLSPLAALAPVLGASAIATLLWTPLPARSRMLAVCGRSGTGRSSNPVLAIPVAVPVAGFLIGGVAAATAAGIIVAVVVWVRRKRQWERRFDQQMEDLLLALSLMVAELSVGAPPVRACEVAVAELRRRERDAPGTRSEIADGLESMAWRASLGGSVIDAPAVGSGVVGPGAVGLGQGGASSGIASWRRIGIAWQTAERQGLPMVDMLAALRSDLASRRGFTERTRAGLSGPRATAMVLAGLPLLGIALGQATGAGPIQVLLGGGLGGILLVVGCALAAAGIAWSERITGKVLAR, from the coding sequence ATGCTGAGTCCGCTCGCGGCACTCGCACCTGTCCTCGGTGCCTCGGCGATCGCGACGCTGCTGTGGACACCGCTGCCGGCCAGATCTCGGATGCTCGCCGTCTGCGGCCGCTCGGGTACCGGCCGGTCGTCGAATCCGGTGCTCGCGATCCCGGTGGCCGTCCCGGTTGCGGGATTCCTCATCGGCGGTGTCGCGGCCGCGACGGCGGCCGGGATCATCGTCGCGGTCGTGGTCTGGGTGCGCCGAAAGCGGCAGTGGGAGAGACGCTTCGATCAACAGATGGAAGATCTGTTGCTGGCGTTGTCGCTGATGGTCGCCGAGCTCTCGGTGGGTGCGCCCCCGGTGCGGGCCTGCGAGGTCGCCGTCGCCGAACTCCGCCGGCGCGAACGCGACGCACCCGGCACGAGGTCGGAGATCGCCGACGGCCTGGAGTCGATGGCCTGGCGGGCGTCACTCGGCGGCTCGGTGATCGATGCTCCCGCGGTGGGTTCGGGGGTGGTGGGTCCCGGGGCGGTGGGTCTAGGGCAGGGGGGAGCGTCGTCGGGCATCGCGTCATGGCGGCGGATCGGGATCGCCTGGCAGACCGCCGAACGTCAGGGACTGCCCATGGTCGACATGCTCGCCGCGCTGCGCTCGGACCTGGCGTCGCGGCGAGGATTCACCGAGCGCACCCGCGCGGGTCTGTCGGGCCCACGCGCGACCGCGATGGTTCTGGCGGGACTGCCGCTGCTCGGAATCGCACTGGGCCAGGCCACCGGTGCCGGTCCGATTCAGGTGCTGCTCGGTGGTGGACTCGGCGGAATCCTGCTGGTGGTGGGGTGCGCGCTGGCCGCTGCGGGGATCGCCTGGTCCGAGCGGATCACCGGCAAGGTCCTGGCGCGATGA
- a CDS encoding type II secretion system F family protein produces MNWPAGIDATEIVVALGLLVVAVWIWPQPRWNLYRVIDPPPGPDRSPRWLGAGPPREDPFAVASAFDLFAVCLRAGLPVGTAASVVADRAPASLAGPLTRVADLLQLGADPDTAWSALLADSDTKGASSVDHLESLGAMARRTARAGSSLAGGLAELAEDVRRRAHDDSLAAAERAGVAISGPLGLCFLPAFICLGIVPVVVGLASTVLGSV; encoded by the coding sequence ATGAACTGGCCGGCAGGTATCGATGCCACCGAGATCGTGGTGGCACTCGGGTTGCTCGTGGTCGCGGTGTGGATCTGGCCGCAGCCACGGTGGAACCTGTACCGGGTCATCGACCCGCCGCCCGGACCGGACCGCTCGCCACGCTGGCTCGGCGCGGGGCCGCCGCGGGAGGACCCCTTCGCTGTGGCGTCGGCCTTCGATCTGTTCGCGGTGTGTCTGCGCGCCGGGTTGCCGGTGGGGACCGCCGCGTCTGTTGTCGCCGATCGCGCTCCGGCATCGCTGGCGGGACCGCTGACACGCGTCGCGGATCTGCTGCAGCTCGGCGCCGACCCGGACACGGCCTGGTCGGCGCTGCTCGCCGACTCCGACACCAAGGGTGCATCGTCGGTGGATCATCTGGAGTCGCTCGGCGCGATGGCCCGCCGCACTGCTCGTGCGGGTTCGTCGCTCGCCGGCGGCCTCGCCGAGCTTGCCGAGGACGTTCGACGCCGCGCCCACGACGACTCCCTCGCAGCCGCCGAGCGTGCGGGTGTCGCGATCAGCGGTCCGCTGGGACTGTGTTTCTTGCCTGCGTTCATCTGCCTCGGGATCGTTCCCGTCGTCGTGGGTCTGGCGTCGACGGTGCTGGGGTCGGTCTGA
- a CDS encoding VOC family protein: MGDTDKHRHHSIDYVEFAVTDLAAACAFYASAFGWEFNDYGPTYAGVVNPAGREAPEVGGLAVTSSVTTGGGPLVLLYSDDLDATADRVRAAGGQIIQGPYTFPGGRRFHFTDPSGNELGVWATS; the protein is encoded by the coding sequence ATGGGTGACACCGACAAGCACCGACACCATTCGATCGACTACGTGGAGTTCGCGGTCACCGATCTGGCGGCCGCGTGCGCGTTCTACGCGAGCGCCTTCGGCTGGGAGTTCAATGATTACGGCCCCACCTACGCGGGCGTCGTGAACCCGGCGGGCCGAGAGGCCCCGGAGGTCGGAGGCCTGGCGGTCACCAGTTCGGTGACGACCGGCGGCGGACCCCTGGTCCTGCTCTACTCCGACGACCTCGACGCCACTGCGGACCGGGTCCGGGCGGCGGGAGGACAGATCATCCAGGGGCCGTACACCTTCCCCGGTGGACGCCGCTTCCATTTCACCGACCCGAGCGGCAACGAACTCGGGGTCTGGGCGACCTCCTAG
- a CDS encoding DUF4244 domain-containing protein: MTRLITDEAGMSTAEYAIGTIAAAAFGAILYTVVTGDNIVSALTGIIGKALNTSVG; encoded by the coding sequence ATGACCCGCCTCATCACCGACGAAGCGGGAATGTCGACCGCCGAGTACGCGATCGGGACGATCGCGGCAGCCGCGTTCGGTGCCATCCTCTACACCGTGGTCACCGGTGACAACATCGTCAGTGCCTTGACGGGGATCATCGGGAAGGCCCTCAACACCTCGGTCGGCTGA
- a CDS encoding TadE family type IV pilus minor pilin yields the protein MVTVEAAYAISAIVVAVLLAVGAIAGVTAQIRCTDAAREGARLTASGDASARHVAERIVGDGARVSISEDGERVVVDVRTTVPLLPGLTLSARAIAAKEPRGEDQVVFAPGVGP from the coding sequence ATGGTGACTGTCGAGGCAGCATATGCCATCTCGGCGATCGTGGTCGCGGTGTTGCTTGCTGTCGGGGCGATCGCCGGGGTGACCGCGCAGATCCGGTGCACCGACGCCGCCCGCGAGGGCGCGCGATTGACCGCATCCGGCGATGCGTCGGCACGCCATGTTGCGGAGAGGATCGTCGGAGATGGTGCGCGCGTGTCGATCTCCGAAGACGGCGAACGGGTCGTCGTCGATGTGCGTACGACGGTACCCCTGCTGCCGGGGCTGACGTTGTCGGCTCGAGCGATCGCCGCGAAGGAACCGCGCGGTGAGGACCAGGTGGTCTTCGCGCCCGGTGTCGGCCCATGA
- a CDS encoding Rv3654c family TadE-like protein, which translates to MSRRIGLIADDRGNATLLGAFAVAALAAILVLVIYVGAAVLARHRAQSAADLSALAAAVDHVGGEPDPCAAARQSAAAQQPRADLVECRVDGEDVVVSVRVPVDLGTFGVRAATAKARAGPVE; encoded by the coding sequence ATGAGTCGTCGTATCGGCCTGATCGCCGACGATCGCGGTAACGCAACCCTGTTGGGGGCGTTCGCCGTTGCCGCGCTGGCCGCGATCCTGGTGTTGGTGATCTACGTCGGTGCCGCGGTACTCGCTCGCCATCGTGCGCAATCGGCGGCGGATCTGTCCGCGCTGGCCGCGGCCGTCGACCACGTCGGTGGGGAGCCCGATCCGTGTGCTGCCGCGCGGCAGTCGGCCGCGGCGCAGCAGCCGCGGGCCGATCTCGTCGAGTGCCGGGTCGATGGTGAAGACGTGGTGGTGTCGGTCCGGGTACCGGTGGACCTCGGCACCTTCGGCGTACGCGCGGCCACCGCGAAGGCACGTGCCGGTCCGGTCGAGTGA
- a CDS encoding DEAD/DEAH box helicase, which produces MQYSTFGTGLLARTLAGTDTEPSPLTHLSVIPSRPAAFAEWPQWVPQPLLDAYADNGIERVWTHQARAADEAFHGNHVAISTGTASGKSLTYQMPILSALLNEKNATALYLAPTKALGADQIRAVSSLIAGRPGFGHLQPCAYDGDTDPEIRQWARAHSRWIFTNPDMLHIGILSHHARWRQFFRHLRYIVVDECHHYRGVFGSHTALVMRRLLRIARAAGADPIVIGASATVAQPAAALSRLIGEPAVEVTEDGSPRGERTVALWEPDFLPVVTGENGAPVRRSAGAESARLLADFVVEGARTLCFARSRRGVELTALSARHLLSQSAPELESRIGAYRAGYLADDRRRLERAISDGELLGVATTNALELGVDISGLDAVIVSGYPGTVASFWQQAGRAGRQRESGDSLVVLVARDDPLDTYLVHHPDSLLGKPVEATVTDPANPYILGPHLLCAAMEKPLSDTEIDTWEARDVAEELAADGLLRKRKSGWYVTAGVEPHADVDIRGGIGGQVLIVDTTTSQLLGTVDTGRAMSTVHPGAVHIHQGETYLVDELDLDDGLALAHPEDPDWTTSARETTDITITSVLESATFGPLTVAFVGVDVTHQVVGYLRTLRSGEVLDAVELDMPEQTLHTRAVMYTLTPEALADAGIDETRLPGSLHAAEHAAIGLLPLVATCDRWDIGGLSTDVHPDTGLPTVFVYDGYMGGAGFAERGHSAFLTWINATRDAVASCGCESGCPSCVQSPKCGNGNDPLDKNGAVAVLDLLRREYSGHA; this is translated from the coding sequence ATGCAGTACTCCACATTCGGGACAGGTTTGCTGGCCCGAACTCTCGCGGGCACGGACACCGAGCCGTCGCCCCTCACCCATCTGTCGGTAATCCCGTCGCGCCCAGCAGCTTTCGCCGAGTGGCCGCAGTGGGTACCGCAACCGCTGCTCGACGCCTATGCCGACAACGGCATCGAACGGGTGTGGACGCATCAGGCGCGTGCCGCCGACGAGGCATTTCACGGTAATCACGTCGCCATTTCCACGGGCACGGCGTCGGGGAAATCCCTGACGTATCAAATGCCGATTCTCTCGGCGCTGCTGAACGAGAAGAATGCGACGGCGCTATATCTCGCGCCGACGAAAGCGCTCGGTGCCGACCAGATCCGTGCGGTCTCCTCGCTCATCGCGGGCCGGCCCGGCTTCGGACACCTGCAGCCCTGCGCCTATGACGGCGACACCGACCCCGAGATACGGCAATGGGCGCGCGCCCACTCCCGGTGGATCTTCACCAACCCGGACATGCTGCACATCGGCATCCTGTCCCACCACGCGCGCTGGCGACAGTTCTTCCGGCACCTGCGATACATCGTCGTCGACGAATGCCACCACTACCGGGGAGTGTTCGGCTCCCACACCGCGCTGGTGATGCGGCGGCTGCTGCGGATCGCCCGAGCGGCGGGTGCCGATCCGATCGTCATCGGTGCGAGCGCCACCGTCGCCCAACCGGCAGCGGCGCTCAGCCGTCTGATCGGTGAGCCCGCGGTCGAGGTCACCGAGGACGGGTCGCCGCGCGGCGAGCGGACCGTCGCACTGTGGGAACCGGACTTCCTGCCGGTCGTCACCGGCGAGAACGGCGCCCCGGTACGACGCTCGGCCGGCGCCGAATCCGCCCGTCTACTGGCCGATTTCGTGGTGGAAGGTGCCCGTACGCTGTGCTTCGCACGCAGCCGGCGCGGCGTCGAACTCACTGCGCTGAGCGCACGGCACCTGTTGTCGCAGAGCGCCCCCGAGCTCGAGTCCAGAATCGGCGCGTACCGCGCAGGCTACCTCGCCGACGATCGGCGACGCCTCGAGAGGGCGATCTCCGACGGGGAACTGCTGGGGGTCGCGACGACCAACGCGCTCGAATTGGGCGTCGACATCAGTGGTTTGGACGCGGTCATCGTCAGCGGATACCCCGGGACGGTCGCGTCGTTCTGGCAGCAGGCCGGCCGCGCGGGACGTCAGCGTGAGTCCGGCGACTCCCTCGTCGTGCTCGTCGCCCGCGACGACCCGCTCGACACCTACCTCGTGCACCATCCCGACTCGCTGCTCGGCAAACCCGTCGAGGCGACGGTGACCGACCCGGCCAATCCGTACATCCTCGGACCGCATCTGCTGTGCGCGGCGATGGAGAAGCCGCTGTCGGACACCGAGATCGACACCTGGGAAGCCCGCGACGTGGCCGAAGAACTGGCGGCCGACGGTCTACTGCGCAAACGCAAGTCCGGCTGGTACGTCACCGCCGGCGTCGAACCGCACGCCGACGTCGACATCCGAGGCGGTATCGGTGGACAGGTGCTGATCGTCGACACCACGACGTCGCAGCTGCTCGGTACGGTCGACACCGGACGTGCCATGTCCACGGTGCATCCCGGCGCGGTCCACATCCATCAGGGAGAGACCTACCTCGTCGACGAGCTCGACCTCGACGACGGACTCGCACTCGCCCACCCCGAAGATCCCGATTGGACGACGTCGGCCCGCGAGACCACCGACATCACGATCACCTCGGTCCTGGAGAGCGCGACGTTCGGCCCGCTGACCGTCGCGTTCGTCGGGGTCGACGTCACCCACCAGGTGGTCGGTTATCTGCGCACGCTGCGATCGGGCGAGGTGCTCGATGCCGTGGAGCTCGACATGCCCGAGCAGACGTTGCACACCCGCGCCGTGATGTACACGCTCACTCCGGAAGCCCTCGCCGACGCCGGGATCGACGAGACCCGTCTTCCCGGGTCGTTGCACGCGGCCGAACACGCGGCCATCGGTCTGCTGCCCCTCGTCGCGACGTGCGACCGCTGGGACATCGGTGGCCTCTCCACCGACGTCCACCCGGACACCGGGTTGCCGACGGTCTTCGTCTACGACGGCTACATGGGCGGGGCAGGCTTCGCCGAGCGCGGCCACTCCGCTTTCCTGACCTGGATCAACGCCACCCGGGACGCCGTCGCCAGCTGCGGATGCGAGAGCGGCTGCCCGTCGTGTGTGCAGAGCCCCAAGTGCGGGAACGGTAATGATCCCCTGGACAAAAATGGTGCAGTGGCCGTCCTGGACCTCCTACGTCGGGAATACTCGGGTCATGCATGA
- a CDS encoding cold-shock protein → MAQGTVKWFNAEKGFGFIAPDEGSDDVFVHYSEVQGAGFRTLEENQRVEFEVGQGTKGPQATGVRAI, encoded by the coding sequence ATGGCACAGGGAACTGTGAAGTGGTTCAACGCGGAAAAGGGCTTCGGCTTCATCGCGCCTGATGAGGGTTCCGACGACGTGTTCGTCCACTATTCGGAGGTCCAGGGGGCCGGTTTCCGCACCCTCGAAGAGAACCAGCGGGTGGAGTTCGAGGTCGGGCAGGGCACCAAGGGCCCCCAGGCCACCGGCGTTCGCGCCATCTGA